A genome region from Arachidicoccus soli includes the following:
- a CDS encoding TonB-dependent receptor, with translation MRLTTILILVASLHVSARSYAQKINLRNSAIKLENALSDIQKQSGYSFFWDEELISTVQPVAVDIKNATLEEALNACLNGQPFNYKIKGKFVYITPKPSNNISSNSTRPSVKPIEKISIYGRVTDQEGKPIAGATIRINGTNRGAITDSSGMFEIDDIDAAEATVVVSSVGYETRILKVSGKESINVVLKQKANELDNAVVIGYGSVKKKDLTGSVSIVNPKDIQDVPFLTVDNALAGKAAGVQVTKTDGTPGGAVRIRVRGSTSLLGGNDPLYVIDGVPIQVKSNYINPGFDVSSPVGNDVTGYGGVSAGLSTAFVNGLNSIGGLNIDDIESITILKDAASTAIYGSKAANGVVIITTKKGKKDTKPQILFSYSGTYTKPITPKLLNSSQYKMLLTEAAINDSVYNHLMGYPIPAEENAIINSPNTYFGKANTDWIDQVTRNTYSNDAEISVRGGGSASTYYSSISYNSTPGVVKNSNYQRIAGKLNLENEIGKHLRFITNIDLGYTNQNITDGAYQQALRARPDYTPYDSTGAYTDFSKVGLSYFGYQNPMAMLSAINNAKTFSMLGSLTGLYNFSPDLVFKSTVSLNMQNYTQRNYTPSYLAIGSYFGNVENNGGIGANTNSSTTNWVVENTLTYDKTFNQKHALDLLIGTSYETNKYSFFSATATGYPNDDILNGLSSAVTPLFTKGDNPSKPQSYLESYYLRANYGYMDKYLFTFTGRADGSSKFGPENKFGYFPSGAIAWRISKENFLKNVYWIDDIKLRGSYGSTGTQNIGDQMYRTLYSPFSYAGTSALIPTQLGNPAIQWETTNETDAGIDFSFFKSRLQGTFDYYKKQTNNALLSLPLAQSSSYSSLLGNVAGIRNTGYEFSLQGDIIRTQNFRWNASLNITWAKSLVTKLDPNADLSQIGDLTGLEDGNTALIEGKPLGLITGIKVTGIIKTQEQLDAYKKQLAPWAVDAFFGGLNLGDPMYSLDATGYPAFNQIIGSAAPKYYGGFTQGFTYKNFELNFYFTYSQGGELMWGDGVSSINFQNTANKNAVALDRWTPQNPNSNQPRLVLYHQALLYNTNLSVYNASYLKLRTLTMNYHFNQSKWMKKAGVNTASVFFSAANLFTITPYPGNDPETSDDSYSVAGGYFDVSNYPTVKTFTLGLKIGF, from the coding sequence ATGAGACTAACTACCATTCTCATTTTGGTGGCCTCGCTCCACGTAAGTGCCCGAAGTTATGCTCAAAAAATAAACCTTCGCAATTCAGCAATCAAATTAGAGAACGCACTTTCGGACATTCAAAAACAATCCGGGTATTCCTTTTTCTGGGATGAAGAACTTATATCTACTGTACAACCAGTTGCTGTTGATATAAAAAATGCAACATTAGAAGAGGCCTTAAATGCTTGTTTGAACGGGCAACCTTTTAATTATAAAATAAAAGGAAAGTTTGTTTATATCACACCAAAGCCATCTAATAATATATCCTCTAACTCTACGAGACCTTCTGTAAAGCCAATAGAAAAAATTTCTATATATGGTCGGGTAACAGATCAAGAAGGGAAGCCCATTGCCGGGGCGACTATTCGAATTAACGGCACTAATAGAGGCGCCATCACGGATAGCTCTGGCATGTTTGAAATTGACGATATAGATGCTGCAGAAGCTACTGTTGTTGTAAGTAGTGTGGGCTATGAAACTAGGATTCTGAAAGTTAGTGGTAAGGAGTCTATTAATGTTGTTTTGAAGCAAAAAGCAAATGAGTTAGATAATGCTGTGGTCATTGGATATGGATCAGTCAAAAAGAAAGATTTGACAGGCTCCGTATCAATTGTCAATCCAAAAGATATCCAGGATGTACCTTTTCTTACCGTTGACAATGCTTTAGCAGGCAAAGCAGCAGGAGTGCAGGTAACTAAGACGGATGGCACACCTGGTGGTGCTGTACGCATTCGGGTACGTGGCTCTACCTCATTATTGGGTGGCAATGACCCATTGTATGTAATCGACGGGGTGCCTATACAAGTAAAAAGTAATTATATCAATCCGGGCTTTGACGTTTCCAGTCCGGTGGGTAATGATGTTACAGGATATGGTGGTGTAAGTGCAGGGCTATCTACTGCTTTTGTGAATGGCTTAAATAGCATTGGCGGATTAAATATTGATGATATTGAGTCTATTACTATTTTAAAAGATGCTGCTTCTACAGCTATATATGGTTCCAAAGCGGCTAATGGCGTGGTTATTATTACGACTAAAAAAGGTAAAAAAGATACGAAGCCGCAAATATTATTTAGTTATTCCGGCACTTATACAAAACCAATTACGCCGAAACTGCTCAATAGCAGTCAATATAAGATGTTGCTTACCGAAGCGGCTATCAACGATTCTGTGTATAATCATTTAATGGGTTATCCAATTCCGGCGGAAGAAAATGCCATTATTAATTCTCCCAATACCTATTTTGGAAAGGCGAATACGGACTGGATAGATCAGGTTACACGCAATACGTATTCTAATGATGCGGAAATATCGGTTAGAGGTGGTGGGTCAGCATCTACTTATTATAGTTCTATTTCTTACAACAGTACGCCAGGTGTTGTAAAAAATAGCAATTATCAACGCATCGCCGGTAAACTGAATTTGGAAAATGAAATAGGCAAGCACCTGCGTTTTATAACGAACATAGATTTAGGCTATACCAACCAAAATATTACAGACGGTGCATACCAACAAGCTTTGCGTGCAAGGCCAGACTACACACCTTATGATTCTACGGGGGCATACACAGATTTTAGCAAGGTAGGCCTAAGTTATTTTGGTTATCAAAATCCTATGGCAATGCTTTCTGCAATCAACAATGCGAAAACATTTAGTATGTTGGGTTCGCTAACCGGATTATATAATTTTTCGCCAGACTTAGTATTTAAAAGTACGGTTTCTTTGAATATGCAGAATTACACACAACGCAACTATACGCCAAGTTACCTTGCTATCGGCAGCTACTTTGGGAATGTAGAAAACAATGGTGGTATAGGCGCGAATACCAATAGTTCTACGACCAATTGGGTGGTAGAAAATACATTAACTTACGATAAAACTTTTAACCAAAAGCATGCTTTGGATTTATTGATAGGAACATCTTATGAAACAAATAAATATAGTTTCTTTAGTGCAACTGCTACGGGTTATCCAAATGATGATATTTTGAATGGTCTCTCTTCAGCAGTTACGCCACTCTTTACAAAAGGGGATAACCCCAGTAAACCACAAAGCTATTTAGAGTCTTATTACCTACGTGCCAATTATGGATATATGGATAAATATCTGTTTACTTTTACCGGCCGTGCAGATGGTTCTTCTAAATTTGGTCCAGAAAATAAATTTGGTTACTTCCCTTCCGGTGCTATCGCCTGGCGCATTTCTAAGGAGAATTTCTTGAAAAATGTTTACTGGATTGATGATATTAAATTGAGAGGTAGTTATGGTTCTACAGGTACACAAAATATTGGCGACCAAATGTATCGTACGCTATATAGTCCTTTTTCTTATGCCGGTACTAGTGCACTCATTCCAACTCAGTTAGGAAATCCTGCTATTCAATGGGAAACGACTAATGAAACGGATGCAGGGATTGATTTCTCATTTTTCAAGAGCAGATTGCAGGGTACATTTGACTATTATAAAAAGCAGACCAACAATGCCTTGTTGTCTTTGCCCCTTGCACAAAGTAGTAGTTATAGTTCGCTGCTGGGAAATGTAGCTGGCATTAGAAATACCGGTTATGAGTTCTCATTGCAAGGTGATATTATTCGTACCCAAAACTTCCGTTGGAATGCTTCCCTAAATATTACTTGGGCGAAATCTTTGGTTACCAAATTGGATCCCAATGCGGATTTGAGCCAAATTGGCGATTTAACTGGTTTGGAAGATGGCAACACTGCACTTATTGAAGGAAAACCACTTGGATTAATTACGGGAATAAAAGTGACGGGCATTATTAAAACCCAAGAGCAATTAGATGCTTATAAGAAACAATTAGCCCCATGGGCTGTTGATGCGTTTTTTGGTGGTTTGAATTTAGGCGATCCAATGTACTCCCTTGATGCAACAGGCTATCCTGCTTTTAACCAAATTATTGGTAGTGCTGCGCCAAAATATTATGGTGGGTTTACACAAGGGTTTACCTATAAGAATTTTGAACTTAATTTTTACTTCACCTATTCACAAGGCGGGGAACTAATGTGGGGCGATGGCGTATCCAGTATCAATTTTCAAAATACGGCCAATAAAAACGCTGTTGCTTTAGATAGATGGACTCCTCAAAATCCCAATAGCAATCAGCCTCGTTTAGTGTTGTACCACCAAGCGCTACTGTATAATACCAATTTAAGTGTTTACAACGCTTCTTATCTCAAACTAAGAACGCTGACCATGAATTATCATTTCAACCAATCAAAATGGATGAAGAAAGCGGGCGTAAATACTGCTTCAGTTTTTTTCTCGGCAGCTAACTTGTTTACGATTACGCCTTATCCGGGTAACGATCCGGAGACTTCTGATGATTCGTATAGCGTAGCGGGTGGTTATTTCGATGTAAGTAACTATCCTACCGTTAAGACTTTTACACTGGGCTTAAAAATAGGTTTCTGA
- a CDS encoding FecR family protein: MTEQQQSRLEELLKQYETNDFSIEEALEFHELLRLEGAMKLFHSFSTNSEAETALHNINVTPNWKKVWENVRLKAGLRKQRIDLYNFRLGKIAAVFLVLILVSAIIYHKTQQKSNSSTVVSNNIEDVAPGHNGAVLTLSDGSQIIIDSLGNGSIAKQGVTNIIKQNGELVYQPTIEKQPTAMVYNTMSTPRGRQFRLVLPDGTKVWLNASSSITYPTTFSGKERTVTISGEAYFEVVHNKAMPFKVEVGGETVEDLGTHFNIMAYPEEKVITTTLLEGSINLISNGSGQILKPGQQARLNKVSRNITLQEIDTSQAVAWVHGQIVLDNTPIAMLMHQISRWYNVDVEIEGNISQRQFGGTIDRNVNLSYVLDALEANGINAKLIGNKIIVSAK; this comes from the coding sequence ATGACTGAACAACAGCAATCACGGTTAGAAGAACTTTTAAAGCAATATGAAACGAACGATTTTTCTATCGAAGAGGCGTTGGAGTTTCATGAGCTATTGCGATTGGAAGGTGCTATGAAGTTATTTCATTCTTTTTCAACAAACTCCGAAGCAGAAACTGCTCTCCACAACATAAATGTTACACCTAATTGGAAGAAAGTTTGGGAAAATGTACGGCTTAAAGCTGGTTTAAGAAAGCAGCGCATAGATCTTTATAATTTTAGGTTAGGAAAGATTGCTGCGGTGTTTCTTGTTTTGATTTTAGTATCGGCAATTATTTACCATAAGACGCAACAAAAAAGCAATTCTTCAACGGTTGTATCGAATAATATAGAAGACGTAGCTCCGGGACACAACGGGGCGGTATTGACTCTATCAGATGGTTCACAAATCATAATAGATAGCCTCGGTAATGGTAGTATTGCCAAACAAGGAGTTACCAATATTATAAAACAAAATGGAGAATTAGTTTATCAACCTACCATAGAAAAACAGCCAACTGCAATGGTTTATAATACGATGTCCACACCAAGAGGAAGGCAATTTCGTCTTGTCTTGCCTGACGGTACGAAAGTATGGCTGAATGCCAGTTCATCTATTACATACCCCACGACATTTAGCGGGAAAGAAAGAACAGTAACTATTAGTGGAGAAGCTTATTTTGAAGTAGTACACAACAAAGCAATGCCTTTTAAAGTGGAAGTAGGAGGAGAAACCGTGGAGGACTTAGGCACACATTTTAATATAATGGCTTATCCTGAAGAAAAAGTAATTACTACGACTCTTTTAGAAGGTTCTATCAATTTAATTAGTAACGGCTCAGGACAGATTTTGAAACCTGGTCAGCAGGCTAGATTGAATAAAGTATCTAGAAATATAACACTCCAAGAAATTGATACCAGTCAGGCCGTGGCTTGGGTGCACGGTCAAATAGTGCTTGATAACACTCCCATTGCCATGCTAATGCATCAAATATCAAGGTGGTATAATGTGGATGTAGAAATAGAGGGTAATATTTCTCAACGACAATTTGGAGGTACCATTGATAGAAATGTAAATCTGTCTTACGTGCTAGACGCCTTAGAAGCTAATGGCATTAATGCAAAATTAATAGGGAATAAAATAATTGTTTCTGCGAAATAA
- a CDS encoding RNA polymerase sigma factor — MLSSKESTDEQLLELLKRSDEGAFAQLFERYKHRIFGYAYKWTKSNLNAEEITQDTFVSLWIKRNELPDIKNISAYIYKIAANKTYDFLRSEKAKDLMIQKFVASKFKPAIVESSENIYLVKEKEQMVNHAVEQLSFQKQRIYHLNTIEAKSPKEIARELNLTPSTVRTHLSNILEHIKNYLQAAQLLFIIELIRYFK; from the coding sequence ATGCTTAGCAGTAAAGAAAGTACCGATGAACAATTACTGGAACTTTTGAAAAGAAGTGATGAAGGAGCTTTTGCCCAATTGTTTGAAAGGTATAAGCATAGAATATTTGGATATGCGTATAAATGGACAAAGTCAAATCTCAATGCAGAGGAGATAACTCAAGATACCTTTGTAAGCCTGTGGATAAAAAGAAATGAGTTACCCGATATTAAAAATATTTCAGCATATATCTACAAAATAGCTGCTAACAAAACCTATGATTTTTTGCGTTCCGAGAAAGCTAAAGATTTAATGATACAAAAATTTGTGGCTTCAAAATTTAAGCCTGCAATTGTTGAGAGTAGCGAGAATATTTATCTTGTTAAAGAGAAAGAACAAATGGTTAACCATGCCGTTGAACAATTGTCTTTTCAAAAACAACGCATTTATCACTTAAACACAATAGAAGCTAAATCACCTAAAGAAATTGCGAGGGAATTAAATCTAACTCCCAGTACAGTTCGAACACATCTTTCAAATATCCTTGAGCATATAAAAAACTATTTACAAGCAGCTCAATTATTGTTTATAATTGAATTAATTAGATATTTCAAATAA